From one Paenibacillus sp. FSL K6-1330 genomic stretch:
- a CDS encoding DUF3656 domain-containing protein encodes MDTKALRREDVELLAPAGDWDCMRAAVANGADAIFFGVEKFNARARANNFRMDELSEIMAFLHSYGVKGFLTFNILVFENELEDAKELIDACVDAGVDAVIVQDLGLVKMIREISPDFPIHGSTQMTITSPEAVEFTKPFNMERVVLGRENNLKQIQKIGEQAKLPMEVFVHGALCVSYSGQCLTSEMWGGRSANRGECAQACRLPYDLIVDGEQKPMGDVAYLLSPKDLAAIDLMPELIEAGVTSFKIEGRLKSPEYVANVVSKYRKAIDRYFDGEDARPSKEEVRELQQSFSRGFTHGFLDGTNNKKLVEGTFPKSRGVYLGRVEQILRDGVVCKLDAPLKRGDGIVFDAGDPTKKEEGGRVYDVRRKGVKLDGEAQEGWIVDIVPGRSDVDLRKLHVGDRIWKTNDPALDKRLRQTYETEKPYRVFPVHVRVSGRPGQPLTTWWTDVQKGTTVQVDSELELEIAQKRPLSQEILEEQLGRLGGTVFQLEALDVDLYGDVIVPIRELNSIRRRAVELLAGERPKPPVYVKRAVSVYGDAAVPAAPVARGEAKLTALCRSLPQVEAALEAGVEMIYADFEFIKQFPAAVEAVRAAGKQIALATPRIHMPGENGYHNNILRLQPDAVLVRNTGALYFYLRHRMENPGAKHPRLIGDFSLNIANHKAVDLFVEAGCDAVTPSYDLNIQQMVDLLGKADTSKMEIVIHQHLPMFHTEHCVYCTFLSEGTDFTNCGRPCEESRVSLQDRIGMSHPVRVDEGCRNTVYNAIEQSGAEYLANFMELGVSSYRVEFLEETPEQVHEVIDLYNRALRGEISGTQVWKKLKATNQLGVTRGQLVK; translated from the coding sequence ATGGACACGAAAGCACTACGAAGAGAAGACGTGGAGTTGCTGGCCCCTGCAGGGGATTGGGATTGCATGCGGGCTGCGGTGGCTAACGGGGCGGACGCGATCTTTTTTGGGGTCGAGAAATTTAATGCGCGCGCACGAGCGAACAATTTCCGGATGGATGAGCTGTCCGAAATTATGGCCTTTTTGCACAGTTATGGGGTTAAGGGATTTCTGACCTTCAATATTTTGGTGTTCGAGAATGAGCTGGAGGATGCCAAGGAGCTGATTGATGCATGCGTGGATGCCGGCGTGGATGCGGTGATCGTGCAGGATTTGGGTCTGGTGAAAATGATTCGCGAGATTTCCCCGGATTTCCCGATCCACGGCTCTACGCAGATGACGATTACGTCGCCGGAGGCCGTTGAATTCACGAAGCCGTTCAATATGGAACGAGTCGTACTGGGACGCGAGAACAATCTGAAGCAAATCCAGAAGATCGGGGAGCAGGCGAAGCTTCCAATGGAAGTATTCGTGCATGGTGCATTGTGCGTATCCTACTCGGGCCAATGCCTGACTTCCGAAATGTGGGGCGGCCGCTCCGCCAACCGCGGAGAGTGCGCGCAGGCCTGCCGTCTGCCGTACGATCTAATCGTGGATGGTGAGCAGAAGCCGATGGGCGACGTCGCCTACTTGCTCTCGCCAAAAGATCTGGCCGCTATCGATTTGATGCCGGAGCTGATTGAAGCGGGAGTGACCTCGTTCAAGATTGAGGGCCGGTTGAAGAGTCCGGAATACGTGGCTAACGTCGTGAGCAAGTACCGGAAGGCGATCGACCGGTATTTTGATGGCGAAGATGCGAGACCGAGCAAGGAAGAGGTGCGTGAGCTGCAGCAGAGCTTCTCCCGCGGCTTCACCCATGGCTTCCTGGATGGAACGAACAATAAAAAGCTGGTCGAGGGTACGTTCCCGAAAAGCCGTGGCGTGTATCTCGGCCGGGTGGAACAGATTCTGCGCGACGGTGTCGTCTGCAAGCTGGATGCACCGCTGAAGCGCGGGGACGGTATCGTATTTGATGCAGGCGACCCAACGAAAAAAGAAGAAGGCGGTCGCGTTTACGACGTGCGCCGCAAAGGCGTCAAGCTGGACGGTGAAGCGCAGGAAGGCTGGATCGTCGATATCGTTCCCGGCCGGAGCGACGTAGACCTGCGCAAGCTGCACGTTGGCGACCGGATCTGGAAGACAAACGATCCAGCGCTGGATAAGCGCCTCCGTCAGACGTACGAGACGGAGAAGCCGTACCGGGTATTCCCGGTACATGTGCGTGTCAGCGGCCGTCCCGGACAGCCGCTGACGACCTGGTGGACCGATGTGCAGAAGGGCACGACGGTCCAGGTGGATTCGGAGCTGGAACTAGAGATTGCCCAGAAGCGGCCGCTCAGCCAGGAGATCCTGGAGGAGCAGCTTGGCCGCCTGGGCGGAACGGTGTTCCAGCTTGAGGCACTTGACGTCGACCTGTACGGCGACGTCATCGTGCCGATTCGCGAGCTCAACAGCATCCGCCGCCGTGCGGTGGAGCTGCTCGCCGGCGAGCGGCCGAAGCCGCCCGTGTACGTGAAACGGGCGGTGTCGGTGTATGGCGATGCGGCTGTGCCCGCAGCGCCCGTGGCTCGCGGTGAGGCGAAGCTCACCGCGCTGTGCCGCAGCCTCCCGCAGGTTGAGGCTGCGCTTGAGGCCGGCGTCGAGATGATCTACGCCGACTTCGAGTTCATCAAGCAGTTCCCGGCAGCGGTGGAAGCCGTGCGTGCAGCCGGCAAGCAGATTGCGCTGGCAACGCCGCGCATTCACATGCCGGGCGAGAACGGCTACCACAACAACATCCTGCGCCTCCAGCCGGACGCCGTGCTGGTGCGCAACACCGGTGCGCTGTATTTCTACCTGCGCCACCGGATGGAAAACCCGGGGGCGAAGCATCCCCGGCTGATCGGCGACTTCTCCCTGAACATTGCCAACCATAAGGCGGTTGACCTGTTCGTCGAAGCCGGATGTGACGCCGTCACGCCTTCTTATGACTTGAACATCCAGCAGATGGTGGATCTTCTCGGCAAGGCAGACACGTCCAAGATGGAGATCGTTATCCATCAGCATCTGCCGATGTTCCATACAGAGCACTGCGTGTATTGTACGTTCCTCAGCGAAGGAACGGACTTCACGAACTGCGGTCGTCCGTGCGAAGAGAGCCGCGTGTCCCTGCAGGACCGGATTGGCATGTCCCATCCGGTTCGGGTCGACGAAGGCTGCCGT
- a CDS encoding DNA alkylation repair protein, translating into MRETLKDLYSNTLFQQVTDRLKETYPAFDANRFMELIHNEDWAQEEFKQRIRHITLALTDTLPASYPEAIGILKQVAPHFRGVEYVFFPDYVEVNGMEDLETSMEALAVFTHSSTAEFAVRPFIIQDQEQMLAQMMTWAQSDDEHLRRLASEGCRPRLPWAPQLPALIKDPRPALPILEQLKEDPSLYVRKSVANHLNDISKDHPDLVLEIAAKWYGKHPLTDWIVRHALRSLLRKGDIRALAIFGYEELEELEGLEVRELRIKRSVIAMGDDLEFAFQVVNETGNPMTLRIDYEIDYMKANGKLAPKRYKCSDKIYAPGSWKVEKKQSFKPISTRRFYSGDHRLHIVVNGKRLASMDFVLEGAE; encoded by the coding sequence ATGAGAGAGACGCTGAAGGATCTATATTCAAATACGTTGTTCCAGCAAGTGACCGACCGGTTGAAGGAGACTTATCCGGCATTCGATGCGAACCGGTTCATGGAGCTGATTCATAATGAAGACTGGGCACAGGAGGAGTTCAAGCAGCGCATTCGGCATATTACGCTAGCCTTAACGGATACGCTGCCTGCTTCTTACCCGGAAGCCATTGGGATCTTGAAGCAGGTAGCCCCGCACTTTAGAGGCGTGGAATATGTGTTCTTTCCGGATTACGTAGAGGTTAATGGGATGGAGGATCTGGAGACATCGATGGAGGCTTTGGCGGTATTCACGCATTCTTCTACGGCGGAGTTTGCCGTTCGGCCTTTTATCATCCAGGATCAGGAACAGATGCTGGCACAGATGATGACATGGGCACAGTCTGATGACGAGCATCTGCGCAGATTGGCGAGTGAAGGCTGCAGACCACGCTTGCCTTGGGCGCCGCAGCTGCCGGCTCTGATTAAGGATCCGCGTCCGGCTCTTCCGATCCTGGAGCAGTTGAAAGAGGATCCTTCCTTATACGTTAGAAAAAGCGTTGCCAATCACCTGAATGATATCTCCAAGGATCACCCGGACCTTGTGCTTGAGATTGCCGCCAAATGGTATGGCAAACATCCGTTAACGGATTGGATCGTGCGGCATGCGCTGCGTTCGCTGCTGCGGAAGGGAGATATTCGGGCACTGGCCATTTTCGGGTATGAGGAGCTTGAAGAGCTGGAAGGACTTGAGGTGCGTGAGCTGCGCATTAAACGTTCCGTGATTGCGATGGGGGACGATCTGGAGTTTGCTTTTCAAGTGGTTAACGAAACCGGCAATCCGATGACGCTCCGCATCGATTACGAGATCGATTATATGAAGGCAAACGGCAAGCTTGCGCCGAAACGTTATAAATGCTCGGACAAGATCTATGCGCCGGGAAGCTGGAAGGTGGAGAAGAAGCAGTCGTTTAAACCAATCTCCACCCGCCGTTTCTACTCCGGCGATCACCGTCTTCACATTGTCGTGAATGGCAAGCGTTTAGCGAGCATGGATTTTGTGCTGGAGGGTGCGGAGTAG
- a CDS encoding MFS transporter, whose product MESWKKNLWILWFGSFIVSSSFSMVIPFLPLFLIELGVTKHTEMWSGLLFSSAFFAGALSSPFWGAVGDKYGRKPMIIRAGLVLFVIYILMAFVTNEYQVLVLRLLQGLLSGFIPGAIAIVGTNTPEKKVGYALSMMSTATATGGIMGPMIGGTLASLFSNRMAFGLAGMLCFAATLLVIFWVKEEKFVPSKERVSVMNTFKVAGHNKALMTVLMLTVLTQFSVMTIEPVLPLYIAQIGGSSSHTSMIAGFVFSIVGIASILFAARWGRLADKIGFQKVLLIGLLAGGIGSLAQILFSNIWAFSAIRFAYGAFFCAVFPALNGLVVKHTPSEFRGRAFSLNQTANQIGGMAGPLAGGMISGIFNIHSVFLMTGVLMLITTAITYWTMRPSRLQPVEKGSLSS is encoded by the coding sequence ATGGAAAGTTGGAAAAAGAACTTATGGATATTATGGTTCGGCTCATTTATCGTTTCATCAAGCTTCTCGATGGTCATACCATTTCTCCCGCTTTTTCTGATTGAGCTAGGCGTTACCAAGCATACGGAAATGTGGTCGGGACTGCTGTTTAGTTCCGCTTTTTTTGCGGGCGCCTTGTCCTCTCCCTTCTGGGGAGCCGTCGGCGATAAGTATGGACGCAAACCGATGATTATCCGCGCGGGGCTGGTGCTCTTTGTCATCTATATTCTGATGGCATTCGTCACGAATGAGTATCAGGTGTTGGTTCTCCGCCTGCTACAAGGCCTTCTCTCCGGCTTTATTCCGGGTGCAATCGCCATTGTAGGCACCAACACCCCCGAGAAAAAAGTCGGCTACGCCCTCTCCATGATGTCCACGGCAACCGCAACCGGCGGCATCATGGGCCCGATGATCGGAGGCACCCTGGCCTCCCTGTTCAGCAACCGAATGGCATTCGGATTGGCAGGGATGCTGTGCTTTGCAGCCACGCTGCTCGTCATATTCTGGGTCAAAGAGGAAAAATTCGTACCCAGCAAAGAGCGCGTCTCCGTCATGAACACGTTTAAGGTCGCCGGACATAACAAAGCGCTGATGACCGTGCTTATGCTTACGGTGCTGACACAGTTCTCCGTCATGACAATTGAGCCCGTACTGCCGCTGTATATCGCTCAAATCGGCGGTTCTTCCTCGCATACCTCGATGATTGCCGGGTTTGTGTTCTCCATCGTTGGGATCGCCAGCATCCTGTTTGCGGCCCGCTGGGGACGCCTGGCTGATAAAATCGGGTTTCAAAAGGTGCTGCTGATCGGTCTGCTCGCCGGCGGAATCGGATCGCTCGCCCAGATCCTGTTCAGCAACATTTGGGCATTCTCGGCCATTCGCTTTGCTTACGGCGCGTTCTTCTGTGCCGTATTCCCTGCTCTCAACGGCCTTGTTGTCAAACATACGCCAAGCGAATTCCGCGGACGTGCGTTTAGCCTTAACCAGACAGCCAACCAAATCGGCGGAATGGCCGGACCGCTCGCGGGCGGCATGATCAGCGGCATCTTTAACATCCATTCGGTATTCTTAATGACTGGTGTGTTAATGCTCATTACCACCGCCATCACCTATTGGACAATGCGGCCATCGCGCCTGCAGCCTGTAGAAAAGGGATCCCTCTCGTCATAA
- a CDS encoding translation factor GTPase family protein, translating to MKKTIGMFAHVDAGKTTLAEQLLYMTDTIQERGRVDHQSAFLDRHDIEKERGITVFADQATMHFNGSTYYLIDTPGHVDFSPEMERAIQVMDAAVVVISAVEGVEGHTETVWQLLRQHGVPTFLFINKIDREGADVTRVFAEIRSELTEEVCMITEEDVLHEGVMQSSLIEAIAERDEKLLELYMEQGYEVSQWLDTMTEMIRKGQLFPCFSGSALQYVGVSHFLHQLDLLTVTDYDAGADFAGRVYKIRHDEQGARLTYIKAMGGTLRVRDEMTYFAGTETITEKVTHIRLINGGRVTNVDQVHAGDLFVVTGISSAAAGDGLGTLSGRTVYELVPTLKSKVQFESSIHPKDMLREFRLLDAEDPSLSVQWDEFAQAIHIHVMGIIQLEVLERIVFERFGYRITFGEPEILYKETITEDVVGCGHFEPLKHYAEVHLRLEPGERNSGIIFANACHPDVLPVNYQHLVAQHVGERDHHGLLTGSPITDIKITLLKGRAHNKHTHGGDFREATYRALRQGLEKTANMLLEPYYHFKVKVDAEYIGRLMSDLTQAKASFEPPETAGNKVTVTGSAPVSTMMNYSMELAAYTKGRGTISLVYGGYGRCHNEAEVIERKEYDKNADPEYSSSSIFCAKGSGYAVPWDEADRHMHI from the coding sequence ATGAAAAAAACGATAGGCATGTTCGCCCATGTGGATGCAGGCAAAACCACGTTGGCGGAGCAGTTGTTATATATGACCGATACGATTCAGGAACGCGGTCGCGTAGATCATCAGAGTGCTTTTCTTGATCGACATGACATTGAAAAAGAACGGGGTATCACCGTATTTGCCGATCAGGCCACCATGCATTTTAACGGTTCCACTTATTATTTAATCGATACGCCGGGTCACGTCGATTTCTCGCCGGAGATGGAGCGGGCCATTCAGGTCATGGATGCCGCCGTCGTCGTCATAAGTGCCGTGGAAGGTGTCGAAGGGCATACGGAGACGGTATGGCAGTTATTGCGTCAGCATGGCGTCCCTACGTTTTTGTTTATTAATAAAATCGACCGGGAAGGCGCGGATGTGACGCGTGTGTTTGCAGAGATTCGGAGTGAGCTTACTGAAGAGGTCTGCATGATCACGGAGGAGGATGTGCTGCACGAAGGCGTGATGCAGTCCTCGCTTATTGAGGCTATCGCGGAGCGGGACGAGAAGCTGCTGGAGCTCTATATGGAACAAGGATATGAGGTTTCTCAGTGGCTGGATACGATGACCGAGATGATAAGGAAAGGGCAGCTATTCCCCTGCTTCAGCGGATCAGCTCTGCAATACGTGGGCGTGTCTCATTTTTTGCATCAGCTGGATCTGCTGACAGTTACGGACTATGATGCCGGGGCTGATTTTGCCGGAAGGGTATATAAGATTCGTCATGATGAACAGGGAGCCAGGCTGACGTATATCAAAGCCATGGGTGGAACGCTGCGGGTGCGCGATGAGATGACTTATTTTGCCGGAACGGAGACGATCACGGAGAAGGTGACGCATATCCGTTTGATCAATGGGGGACGCGTGACGAATGTCGATCAGGTGCATGCGGGTGATCTGTTTGTCGTTACGGGTATTTCTTCAGCTGCGGCGGGCGACGGACTTGGGACTCTGAGCGGCCGGACGGTATATGAGCTTGTACCGACTCTGAAGTCGAAGGTGCAATTCGAATCCTCGATTCATCCCAAGGATATGCTGCGCGAATTCCGTCTGCTGGATGCGGAGGATCCTTCTCTGTCTGTGCAGTGGGATGAGTTCGCTCAGGCGATCCATATCCATGTGATGGGTATCATTCAGCTTGAAGTGCTGGAACGAATCGTGTTCGAGCGGTTCGGTTACCGGATCACCTTCGGTGAACCGGAGATTTTATATAAAGAGACCATAACGGAAGACGTTGTGGGCTGTGGTCATTTCGAACCGTTGAAGCATTACGCGGAGGTGCACCTCCGGCTGGAGCCTGGAGAGCGCAACAGCGGCATCATATTCGCCAATGCTTGCCATCCCGATGTGCTTCCGGTCAATTATCAGCATCTGGTCGCCCAGCATGTTGGGGAGAGGGATCATCACGGGCTGCTTACTGGCTCTCCCATCACGGACATCAAGATTACCCTGCTAAAAGGACGGGCGCACAACAAGCATACGCATGGCGGGGATTTTAGGGAAGCCACCTACCGTGCATTACGCCAAGGGCTGGAGAAGACAGCCAATATGCTCCTGGAGCCTTACTATCATTTCAAGGTGAAGGTGGATGCCGAGTATATTGGACGGTTAATGTCGGATCTGACCCAGGCGAAGGCAAGCTTCGAGCCGCCGGAAACAGCGGGAAACAAGGTGACGGTCACGGGATCGGCTCCCGTATCGACCATGATGAATTACAGCATGGAATTAGCCGCCTACACCAAGGGAAGAGGTACGATATCCCTGGTTTACGGGGGATATGGCCGGTGTCATAACGAGGCTGAGGTCATTGAACGTAAAGAATACGATAAAAATGCGGACCCGGAATACAGCTCCTCTTCGATATTCTGTGCGAAGGGAAGCGGTTATGCGGTGCCATGGGATGAAGCGGACCGTCATATGCATATCTAA
- a CDS encoding copper amine oxidase N-terminal domain-containing protein, producing the protein MVKRERTESSRRLRQMTAGTLSALMLFTSLSLPVWGDDVVPEKRILTVQSGSSTASVNGTSYTIAKPQQKQGVLMVPLGVFKKAFGSEIKLEGENRVRLLQGPHTIVLVIGNKTAWIDGKKVQLPVEPAMVSGTLMVPLRPVAAGIGAKVSSSQGKLSISLMVTDKEEKHDEGEINNTTGKTRIGNSYYEWSMNYPSWMIIGRGTDDESGAAFNDATGRYYLEVHASSQKVKLSPDDLLERLLKELSDSGDVVLHQETVASGVLPYARVISRDIDGVLWEGRQYYANDRVYELYFADAEAVHYKDMDKHASLLGSFRTTYQAGDKTLKDVSSIVGGLREAGNEEYGIWFGIPAGWEINNKDMLYGSEGQGYLSVSVTSAPSGVDGTLTAWGQRLKDWLSESFVQDSYEYVGLTPVEISGVKGQIQEVRYNFGDKWVTEYEVMIQKNGYRYYLEYAVPDGQERTASNWKKVLESIEIDYDVVPENFGRIGDEGYLTDKTKMRSKNSETYRYHIDIPKYWEPLNDQFEQGTVEYGFAGGGFEINAQKDTSAEFIVSNLKRYYNEASTASGTTLKLLGVDNITFAGVPAVSFKVHQVKNGVGFTTQEIVFENRDIVYTITTTLNDANATEMQQAALRRALSSFELVK; encoded by the coding sequence ATGGTGAAGAGAGAAAGAACGGAGTCAAGCCGACGTTTACGGCAGATGACAGCCGGAACCTTATCGGCTTTGATGCTATTCACGTCGTTGTCACTTCCCGTATGGGGTGATGACGTTGTGCCGGAGAAACGTATACTGACCGTGCAAAGCGGAAGTAGCACAGCTTCGGTTAATGGCACTTCTTATACGATTGCCAAGCCACAGCAGAAGCAGGGCGTATTGATGGTGCCGCTGGGCGTGTTTAAAAAAGCGTTTGGCAGCGAGATCAAGCTGGAGGGCGAGAACCGGGTTCGACTGCTGCAAGGACCGCATACGATTGTGCTCGTTATCGGCAACAAGACCGCATGGATCGACGGAAAAAAGGTACAGCTGCCGGTAGAACCGGCGATGGTGTCCGGAACGCTGATGGTACCGCTGCGTCCGGTTGCCGCGGGGATTGGCGCCAAAGTAAGCTCCTCCCAAGGCAAGCTATCCATCAGCCTCATGGTTACGGATAAGGAAGAGAAGCATGACGAGGGCGAGATCAACAATACGACCGGGAAGACCCGAATCGGAAATAGTTATTATGAATGGAGTATGAATTATCCTTCTTGGATGATCATTGGGAGAGGAACGGACGACGAGAGCGGTGCTGCTTTTAACGATGCTACGGGCCGCTACTATCTTGAGGTTCATGCCTCCTCCCAGAAAGTAAAGCTGAGTCCTGACGATTTGTTAGAACGGCTCCTGAAAGAACTGAGCGATTCTGGAGATGTTGTGCTTCACCAAGAGACGGTTGCAAGCGGAGTTCTGCCGTATGCCAGAGTAATTTCCCGCGATATCGACGGCGTCTTATGGGAAGGTCGGCAGTACTATGCTAATGATCGCGTCTATGAGCTGTATTTTGCCGATGCAGAAGCGGTTCACTATAAGGATATGGACAAGCACGCGAGCTTGCTGGGTTCATTTAGAACGACCTATCAGGCTGGAGACAAAACATTAAAAGACGTCTCTTCCATCGTAGGTGGGCTCCGCGAAGCAGGAAATGAAGAATACGGCATATGGTTTGGCATTCCTGCAGGTTGGGAAATCAACAACAAGGATATGTTATACGGCAGCGAAGGGCAAGGTTATCTGTCCGTCTCGGTGACATCCGCTCCCTCAGGGGTTGATGGCACGCTCACAGCTTGGGGGCAGCGGCTTAAAGACTGGCTGTCGGAATCCTTTGTTCAAGATTCTTACGAATACGTCGGACTTACGCCTGTGGAGATATCCGGCGTCAAAGGGCAGATTCAAGAGGTTCGGTACAACTTCGGAGATAAATGGGTGACGGAATATGAAGTGATGATCCAGAAGAACGGCTACCGCTACTATCTGGAGTATGCGGTACCGGATGGCCAGGAACGGACGGCTTCCAACTGGAAGAAGGTGCTGGAATCGATAGAGATTGATTATGATGTGGTACCTGAGAACTTCGGCCGCATTGGCGATGAAGGCTATCTTACCGATAAAACCAAGATGAGAAGCAAGAACTCCGAAACGTACCGCTACCATATCGATATTCCAAAGTACTGGGAACCGCTGAATGATCAATTCGAGCAGGGAACGGTGGAATATGGATTTGCCGGGGGCGGGTTTGAAATTAATGCTCAGAAGGATACCTCAGCAGAATTCATCGTCAGCAACCTGAAACGTTATTATAATGAAGCCAGCACGGCCTCAGGGACGACGTTGAAATTGCTTGGCGTGGATAACATTACGTTTGCCGGTGTGCCTGCCGTGTCGTTCAAGGTGCATCAGGTGAAGAACGGCGTTGGCTTTACGACGCAGGAGATTGTCTTTGAGAACAGAGATATCGTGTACACGATTACGACGACGTTGAATGATGCCAATGCAACGGAGATGCAGCAAGCCGCACTTAGGCGTGCGCTGTCCTCGTTTGAGCTGGTGAAGTAA
- a CDS encoding trypsin-like peptidase domain-containing protein has translation MKNLQWQKRSAVALLGAIMLAGSSDAIMHTDIAAAASAKSKNTYEQSAVPQVISRMSPSVVGIIGKAPQGTSEVDDRYNLAHGTGVIWKADGWIVTNAHVVDGLTGITVVTSDGKSYKAKGVYSDPMSDIALVKINAKSLKPAKFAASAQNALVGETVVAIGTPISFSLRNSASVGVVSGLNRSVDGSYRLIQTDTAINPGNSGGPLVNLKGEVIGINSKKFAAVGIENMGFSIPAETVHYIVDHLLEYGEVRRAGLGLELEESWSAIVGLPSDDPLTVTKVLSEQARKAGIQEDDVLYAINGKRIYSVVDINERLKPFIPGQQIQLLMQRDGDIVNVKLTLSQDGNRAASSSVEEAESW, from the coding sequence TTGAAGAATTTACAATGGCAAAAACGGTCGGCGGTTGCACTGTTAGGGGCCATCATGCTGGCAGGAAGCAGCGATGCGATTATGCATACAGACATAGCGGCTGCAGCAAGCGCTAAGTCCAAGAATACATATGAACAAAGTGCGGTGCCTCAGGTGATCAGCCGGATGTCGCCATCGGTTGTTGGCATTATCGGAAAGGCACCACAAGGAACCAGCGAAGTGGATGACAGATACAACCTGGCGCACGGTACGGGAGTGATCTGGAAGGCAGACGGGTGGATCGTTACTAACGCTCATGTGGTGGACGGGCTAACCGGAATCACAGTCGTGACGTCAGACGGCAAATCCTATAAAGCCAAGGGTGTATACAGCGATCCCATGAGTGATATTGCGTTGGTCAAAATTAACGCCAAGTCTCTGAAGCCGGCCAAATTTGCCGCATCCGCGCAAAATGCGCTGGTTGGAGAAACGGTGGTTGCCATAGGTACGCCAATCTCCTTCTCGTTACGAAACTCGGCATCCGTGGGTGTGGTAAGCGGCTTAAACCGGAGCGTAGACGGCTCTTATCGCCTGATTCAAACCGATACCGCCATTAACCCGGGCAACAGCGGAGGGCCGCTCGTCAATCTGAAAGGCGAGGTCATTGGCATCAACAGCAAGAAGTTTGCCGCTGTCGGCATTGAAAATATGGGCTTTTCCATTCCTGCGGAAACGGTCCATTATATTGTGGATCATTTGTTGGAATACGGTGAGGTTCGAAGAGCCGGTCTCGGGTTGGAACTGGAAGAAAGCTGGTCCGCCATCGTGGGTCTGCCTTCAGACGACCCATTGACCGTTACGAAGGTGCTGTCCGAGCAAGCCCGGAAAGCCGGAATCCAAGAGGATGATGTGTTATACGCCATTAACGGAAAGCGCATCTATTCCGTCGTTGATATCAACGAACGGTTAAAGCCTTTCATCCCAGGCCAGCAGATTCAGCTATTAATGCAGCGGGATGGAGATATTGTAAATGTAAAACTGACGCTCAGCCAGGATGGTAATCGAGCTGCTTCGTCAAGCGTTGAGGAGGCTGAGTCATGGTGA